ACAGATCTCTGCTTTATTAAACTTGCCTTCAGAAGTGATTGGAAGCCTCTGACCTTCCAGTGCTTCCTCAAAAATAAAGCTCTGCAGCTTTAAAATCTGCCTgtactttctctctctctcctctcactGCAGGCAGTGaaggctctgcagcagccgGCTCATCCTATCAATAAGGTTCGGCTAGCCAAGGTGGAGGATGGGAGGAGAATGGAACTGTCCCAGCTCCTCAATGAGAGCAGGGCAAAGTATGAAACGCCCATCACCAGAAATCAGATAAAGACCATCACCTCAGCAAGGACCCAGGTAATGACTTCATACAGATATACACCTTCCAGAGTAAGGCGACAACCCCTGTCTATACAATTCCTCCCTCAGCCTCTATGAGGtacagtatttccttttcaatGCAGCGTATTATTGGGGAAGGGATTTTGATTTTACTGCAGTAAGATGTGAACTAGAAGATACGGAAATAGCTTTTGTTTAGGGTATGAAATTCACACTAAACGAATGCTGTATAATTCATCTGGATGCTTTTCTGTACCTGCAACAGTGATATtgttgtgattttaaaaatgatgaCATATGCTGTACCATGGTAACCTCTAGCACCATTTAGTTATcccagaggaaaagagaattgTGCAAATCTAAGGCAATGTAAAGAATCCATTTATATACAGAAAGCTTTGCCATTTTTAGCACCTATATCAAAGAAAACTGTACCTtttcaggaattattttatattgttcACAATAAAACTGTGTCATACTCTTCAGCAAATATAATTTGTTCTTTCATACAGATTGATTAAATGTTATCAACACACAATGCTACTATCATAGATTTACATACAAAACATCTCTAAAACCCAActgaactttgaaataaaatggcaaacaATTTTTGGCCATCAAACATCAAGAAATTCAGGGTGAAAATTAGGTATTATATCACCCTGTTGTACTTCTTGGGTATTGCAGAAAttctggagggtttttttaaccacagACCAGACTACTGCTGCAATCTGGCTGATCTACACAGTAATCCAATGACACACAGCAGCTATAAACTAGACAGTTAAGCCAAGTTTATATTTGTGTTTGGCACAAAGCAGACAATGTGTATTGGTATAATCTTGTCACATAAACTCTGCAGTACCCAGGCAAAAAAGGATAAGTAAAGAATATTGAGCGTTCACATGTGGATTAGCCAAATCTAGATTTTTCACCCAAACGATGGCATGGTAAAATTATGATAGGTCAGTATGTTATGGGGGtaaaaaagaaacttattttACTTGCTTCATCAGACCTGAATTAAAGAGTTTACTTCCTTAGAGTTGATGGCATCATAAGAACCTAcataaagcagcaaaacatgcaaaagagGATGTATTGTTTCAAGTGCTTATGGCATCTTCACCACTTGCAGTAAAACTCagaatcaaaaaggaaaaataactttcataaGCAAAACAATCATTCTGGACATTAAATGCATGAACATATTATCTAAATCAAAAATGAGCCCAAATCCAAAAATGACCCCACACATGCTGAGGGTTGGCTTAAAAAAACTACTTTtaatgggattaaaaaaaaaagcaaaaccccacATTTTCTTGCAAACACAATACAGTGCTTATTTGACTATTTACTTTTTATGTAAGAATAAGCTTCAGCCTTAAGGATGGCAAATTAtctcaaataatattttagatCAGGATTAAGCTTAGAACAGGCACTTCACTTCTGAATTGTCACATGTAACATGGGTGACATATACTCAGAGAGCATATACTCAGAGAACACGccaatttcttccttcctgtgaTAGGTAAATCTTAAATAACCTGTCCTTAGAGGACGAGGAAAAGTTGTAGATTTTGATAAAGATGCtattcatatttaaatgaatgGAGGTACTTGGTCTCAAATGACAATCTGAAACCTAGTCAAGGACTAGGTCAGGCAAAAACATAATTACAGCAATTGCCAATTACGATAGATTCATGCAACCACTCAAAAGTGCTCCCTCTCTATAAAGCTGTTCTCAGAaatcaaaaatacattaaaaacaaagaatcTTATTCAAACCTGGAAGCTTGAACTGGCTGCAATTCCTCTAATTTCCATGAAGTTAAGCCCATTTACTCTAGAGGTGAATAAGATCTAACTACAACTGGTTAATTTGTATGGGAATTCCTCTACAACAAATATGTCAGGGATAAAGATGCGGCCAACTACTTCTCATCAACCACAGCAGGATAAGGGATTCTTGGCTACACGGTACATAAAGTATTAACTCATCACTGTTAGCTTTAACAAATTTATATGACTCTCAAAAAATTCCAGCTAGATATTTTtacccattttattttcataatttgaatatttttaatattgttatcTTTTTAATATCCCCTGTAGCTAGAAGAAGCTACAGTTAAAAGAATGGACAAAGATGCAGAAGCATTAAAGGCAGCCAGAGCAGAACTCTGTGAAGCAAGACGGCAGTGGCACCATATGCAGATCGAAATTGAATCTCTCCACGCTGTGGTAAGCACCATAAAATGAAACTTGAAaccttctggaaaaaataaatctttttcttgaTGTAAACTACTCACAATTCAGTTAATGTAACAATCGCATCCACTATACAGCGGAAacacaacacacacagagatgcgTAGCTTTGCGGTGGACTTTCCGCTCATCAACAGAGCGCTAACCAACAAGCAACAACCCAGTCGTTTGCTCACCTTTAAGAGTATCATATGCTTTGATTCAGGATCTGCCATTCAATATACAcgtgttttcatgttttcacaCCTGCCAAACATGTATTTGCATGATACTCCCTCATCAAGTTCTCGGTCATTCTGCCTAACCAATTCTAATCAGGTTTATAACTTTTTCTGAATGTCTGGACGAAATGTATCAATTCATTCATGATAAAATATGTCAGCAATTTACTGAATTCCGTAACATAGATGAGCTACAAGAGCACACAGACTACTTAGTTTTCATACGGTACTGAGCTGGATATCATTTTAACCATACAGGTAAAATCAGAGATTTGTAAAATCAATGCTAGTGGATTGCTGGTACAACAGAAGGCTACACTTTTTTATCCTACCTTAAATTATTACAGATTTTACTGGAAAAATTCTCAGCAAAAGTATTATCTTGAAGGCTTTACTCCTGCTCCTAAAGAATATTCTTAAAAGAACTAATGGAAAAATACACAGATTGCTAATGAAAAGTACGTATAACGTCTTTACACATATACTTTCCAAATCTTAAAATATGAGTTaaatttcacaggaaaaggGTTTGGAACGTTCATTGCATGCCACAGAGCAGCAGTACCACATGCAACTACAAAATTTAGAAGCTGAGATTGAATGCTTAGAGAAAGAGCTACTGGAAGTGAGAAGAGGTATTGAGAAACAGCTTCAAGAGCATGAAATTCTCCTGAACACGAGGATGAAACTGGAGGAGGAGATAGCAACATATCGCAGTCTGCTCGAGCAGGAAGAGAACAGGTACTTGTCGTTTAGAGAAAAAGTATTGAAACTTATCTTCCAATTCAGAACTTGTTATTGAAATAATCATCAGAACTGTAAATACATGAAccaatcattaaaaaattacagtataaAAGCCTTAGTAATGGTTTCATTGTAACTTAACTTCACTGATTCTGCACTTTCCTGAGCCGAGTATCCCCACGATAGACTGCAGATAACAGCACGCTTACTGCACCCTCACTCAAGGCGTTGCATGTTAATGTAGACTTTGCAACGATTGAGCTGCTTGATGTGGGCTCTCTTTGTCTCAGACCATTGATGAAGCAAGGCCACACGCGTGAAGTTCTGGCAGAGGAGTTCATGCTTCATCCCGTGATGGATGGCCATTTGCATGGGGAGTTCATACTAGTCAGTGTCATTCAAAATGTCTTAAGGCGCACATTGAGATGCTATTTAAGAATACGCCTTTTAGTGACATTTTGCTTTGGTTGTAACTCTTCACGTCTGCCCCTTCCCTGGCACACAAACAccagtattttgaaatgtagACATGAGAGAGGCAGCTATACAAATGTAAATAAGGAGGataaggaaaaggcaaaatatcATGTCTTGCAGTCAGCATTGGTGTCTTCACAAAACCAGGCACCCAATTCTGAACTCTTTCAGTGGAACATTGCCTCCCTCAGTC
The DNA window shown above is from Ciconia boyciana chromosome 22, ASM3463844v1, whole genome shotgun sequence and carries:
- the KRT222 gene encoding keratin-like protein KRT222; protein product: MELSQLLNESRAKYETPITRNQIKTITSARTQLEEATVKRMDKDAEALKAARAELCEARRQWHHMQIEIESLHAVEKGLERSLHATEQQYHMQLQNLEAEIECLEKELLEVRRGIEKQLQEHEILLNTRMKLEEEIATYRSLLEQEENRFRCAIPDQKDDKKPTTSKINFTLPSGGVKKHETEKGELMTKQAVLDGNIMKESTEAHGTVQTEKVDEVIKEWEGSFFKDNPRLRKKSVSLRFDLHLAATDEGCLHTKKKTLPDIEVRLVMRRSCSIPSIKP